A single region of the Polyodon spathula isolate WHYD16114869_AA chromosome 12, ASM1765450v1, whole genome shotgun sequence genome encodes:
- the LOC121323844 gene encoding CXXC-type zinc finger protein 5-like, which produces MSSSHQEGTSKPDALDNSDDAQPTVTERRNKSGIISEPLSKSLKKSRALSQYSTVGNASSVNGQLHKGSNVEKSNTTSTTQKNIAQVLNKLERASEITQGQNGLHFSQAAELLKRAGAEHMLLPSDQGPGISDIEAVSATEAMNSPADFPYMGGFPFNPGLFIMTPAGVFLADSALHMASLAEYPMQNELASAINSGKKKRKRCGMCPPCRRRINCEQCSSCRNRKTGHQICKFRKCEELKKKPSAALEKVMLPTGAAFRWFQ; this is translated from the coding sequence ATGTCTAGCAGCCATCAGGAAGGAACCAGCAAACCCGATGCCCTGGATAACAGTGACGACGCTCAGCCGACTGTCACAGAGAGGAGAAACAAAAGCGGCATCATCAGCGAGCCTCTGAGTAAAAGCCTGAAGAAGTCTCGTGCGTTGTCACAGTACTCCACCGTCGGCAATGCTAGCTCTGTAAATGGACAATTACACAAAGGAAGCAATGTGGAGAAAAGCAACACTACCTCCACAACGCAAAAAAACATTGCGCAAGTGTTGAACAAATTGGAAAGGGCGTCCGAAATCACACAAGGACAGAATGGTTTGCACTTCTCCCAGGCAGCTGAGCTGCTGAAACGGGCCGGGGCAGAACACATGCTTCTACCGAGTGACCAGGGGCCTGGAATCAGTGACATCGAGGCCGTCTCAGCCACAGAAGCCATGAACAGTCCTGCCGACTTCCCCTACATGGGGGGCTTTCCTTTCAACCCCGGCCTTTTCATCATGACCCCTGCCGGGGTGTTTCTGGCAGACAGTGCACTGCACATGGCGAGCTTGGCAGAATATCCCATGCAGAATGAATTGGCATCTGCCATTAATTCtgggaaaaagaaaaggaaaagatgTGGGATGTGCCCTCCCTGTCGCAGGCGGATAAATTGCGAGCAGTGCAGCAGTTGTCGGAATCGCAAAACAGGCCACCAGATTTGCAAATTCCGAAAATGCGAGGAACTCAAAAAGAAGCCTTCAGCTGCCCTAGAG